Proteins from a single region of Antechinus flavipes isolate AdamAnt ecotype Samford, QLD, Australia chromosome 2, AdamAnt_v2, whole genome shotgun sequence:
- the TLDC2 gene encoding TLD domain-containing protein 2, whose amino-acid sequence MRGLRWRYTQLPSQPDDPLPGEAEDEPVPQVVPTAQGPGIEEAWVPTLGESKVLHAEEFRQLIPHFPPRFTGHSWTLVYCTARDGFSLKSLYRRMEGQSSPVLLVLRDRDGQIFGAFSSTAIRVSSCFYGTGETFLFSFSPHLKVFKWTGSNSFFVKGDLDLLVMGSGSGQFGLWLDGDLNHGGSRPCATFNNEVLASREEFFVQELEAWALG is encoded by the exons ATGAGAGGGCTCCGATGGCGGTACACCCAGCTG CCCAGCCAACCAGACGACCCACTGCCAGGAGAGGCCGAGGACGAGCCTGTGCCCCAAGTTGTGCCAACTGCCCAGGGTCCCGGCATTGAGGAGGCTTGGGTCCCCACCCTGGGAGAGAGCAAAGTCCTTCATGCAGAGGAGTTCAGGCAG CTCATTCCCCACTTTCCCCCTCGGTTCACTGGCCACTCCTGGACTCTCGTTTACTGCACTGCAAGGGATGGTTTCAGCCTGAAGAGCTTGTATCGGAGGATGGAGGGCCAGAGCTCCCCTGTGCTACTGGTCCTCAGGGACAGGGATGGGCAG ATATTTGGTGCCTTCTCCTCGACAGCCATCCGGGTCAGCAGCTGTTTTTATGGCACTGGAGAAACCTTCCTGTTCTCCTTCTCCCCACATTTGAAG GTATTTAAGTGGACGGGAAGTAATTCTTTCTTTGTGAAAGGAGACCTGGACTTGCTTGTGATGGGGAGTGGCAG TGGCCAGTTTGGACTGTGGTTGGATGGGGACCTGAACCACGGTGGCAGCCGCCCCTGTGCAACCTTCAACAATGAAGTCCTGGCGAGCCGGGAAGAATTCTTCGTACAGGAACTGGAGGCCTGGGCCTTGGGCTGA